From the genome of Candidatus Chlamydia corallus, one region includes:
- a CDS encoding DUF648 domain-containing protein gives MARKETAQVSMLIKILKILSLLLLPIILIALAIRFFLHVKFDRRCFYIPVNVTKQEELVLAKNPELVKKAALEVSPAFFALPKKYQIMTIKSPEGQTPEITFSINITKLGQDLLSAKIPFLNIDLDSLKWPKKDLDKHFDFAYDRQFSSTEETLINRVRMMEKENGDKEWMCFESKELLARYFVKRLFQPSDLQHASSPELNKITFLPFGNENQETIWGPPLL, from the coding sequence ATAGCTAGAAAAGAGACAGCCCAAGTTTCTATGTTAATAAAAATCTTAAAAATCCTTTCACTCCTTCTCTTGCCTATTATTTTAATTGCCTTAGCAATTCGCTTCTTTTTACATGTAAAATTTGATAGACGATGTTTCTACATACCAGTAAATGTGACTAAGCAAGAAGAACTCGTCCTTGCTAAGAATCCTGAGCTAGTTAAAAAAGCTGCTTTAGAGGTCTCCCCTGCCTTCTTTGCTCTGCCTAAAAAATATCAAATTATGACAATCAAATCTCCTGAAGGGCAAACACCTGAAATTACCTTCTCTATAAATATAACCAAGCTTGGACAAGACCTACTATCGGCGAAAATCCCATTCTTAAACATAGACTTAGACTCCTTAAAATGGCCTAAAAAGGATCTGGATAAGCATTTTGACTTCGCCTACGATCGGCAGTTTTCCTCTACAGAGGAAACACTAATTAACCGAGTTCGAATGATGGAAAAGGAGAACGGAGATAAAGAGTGGATGTGTTTTGAAAGCAAAGAACTTTTGGCACGTTATTTCGTAAAACGATTGTTTCAACCTTCGGATCTACAACACGCTTCTTCCCCCGAATTAAATAAAATAACCTTCCTTCCCTTTGGCAATGAAAACCAAGAAACGATATGGGGACCCCCTCTTCTTTAA
- a CDS encoding CPn0927/CPn0928 family alpha/beta hydrolase fold protein has translation MIQRPTLTNFYEDLLLLTDPQPSLIMFSSKKAQASWERRRAHPTLFKILEVIWNIVKFIIAVILFLPVGLFWVLQKLCQFLIHPAPFISQHMPEKAVKDTRAVYVSKLKDLLSLNEISAVQRVVMQYDELLIDSVAIKLPNAFPKRWILFSQGNLGSIENQFNQEKCSIHELAKATHSNILMFNYPGVMSSQGSVTRENLIKSYQACVRYLRDENTGPKATQIIAFGYSLGTSVQAAALDREITDGSDKISWIAIKDRGPRSLADIANQFCKPLGSAIVKLVGWNINSVEASERLPCPEIFIYNSDKDGKPVGDHLFEKENCVATPFLDPDRENTVGTKLALTTTGLLHAAPLPRSIIKRLAKTISDYLNAKKNKSEKID, from the coding sequence ATGATTCAAAGGCCTACCCTAACAAACTTCTATGAAGATTTACTACTATTGACTGACCCGCAGCCTTCTCTCATAATGTTTTCTTCAAAGAAAGCACAGGCATCTTGGGAAAGGCGCAGAGCTCACCCCACTTTGTTTAAGATTTTGGAAGTGATCTGGAACATCGTTAAATTTATTATCGCAGTCATTTTGTTCTTGCCAGTGGGGTTATTCTGGGTACTTCAGAAATTGTGTCAATTTCTCATTCACCCTGCTCCTTTCATATCTCAGCACATGCCAGAAAAAGCTGTGAAGGATACAAGAGCTGTCTATGTTTCCAAGCTCAAAGACCTCCTTAGTCTCAATGAAATTTCAGCAGTCCAGCGTGTGGTTATGCAATATGACGAACTGCTTATCGATAGTGTGGCTATAAAACTCCCCAATGCTTTCCCGAAAAGATGGATTCTTTTTTCTCAAGGAAACCTTGGGTCTATAGAAAACCAATTTAATCAAGAAAAATGCTCTATACACGAGCTGGCAAAAGCCACCCACTCTAATATTCTTATGTTCAATTATCCAGGAGTAATGTCTAGTCAAGGATCCGTGACACGAGAAAATCTCATTAAGTCATACCAGGCATGCGTACGCTATTTACGAGATGAAAATACAGGTCCGAAAGCCACTCAAATCATTGCTTTCGGATATTCTCTGGGGACAAGTGTCCAAGCCGCAGCCCTAGATCGTGAGATCACCGATGGCAGTGATAAAATCTCGTGGATTGCCATAAAAGATCGAGGCCCCCGATCCTTAGCAGATATCGCAAATCAATTTTGTAAACCCCTAGGTTCCGCTATTGTAAAATTAGTAGGTTGGAACATAAACTCTGTAGAGGCTAGTGAAAGACTGCCTTGCCCTGAAATTTTCATTTATAACTCTGATAAGGACGGAAAGCCAGTTGGCGACCACCTCTTTGAAAAGGAAAATTGCGTGGCAACTCCTTTTCTAGATCCTGATAGAGAAAACACCGTTGGAACTAAACTCGCTCTAACCACAACAGGTCTTCTCCATGCAGCCCCTCTCCCAAGAAGCATAATAAAGAGATTAGCGAAGACTATCTCTGATTATTTAAATGCTAAAAAAAACAAGTCTGAAAAAATTGATTAA
- the dsbH gene encoding disulfide reductase DsbH: MKFWLQGCAFVGCLLLTLPCCAARKRVSRENPPETRPATTTNMNWESYSKALELSKQDHKPICLFFTGSDWCMWCIKMQQQILQTTDFKDFARKHLHMVEVDFPQKNNQSQEQRQKNQELKTQHKVTGFPELVFIDQEGKQLARMGFEPGGGAAYVTRVKSALKMH, encoded by the coding sequence ATGAAATTTTGGTTGCAAGGATGTGCTTTTGTCGGTTGCCTGCTATTGACTTTACCTTGTTGTGCTGCACGAAAGCGTGTTTCTAGAGAAAATCCTCCAGAAACTCGCCCTGCGACAACCACAAATATGAACTGGGAGAGCTATTCAAAAGCTCTTGAACTTTCTAAACAAGACCACAAACCTATATGCCTGTTTTTCACAGGGTCAGACTGGTGTATGTGGTGCATAAAAATGCAACAACAGATTTTGCAAACTACCGATTTTAAGGACTTTGCTCGTAAGCATCTTCATATGGTTGAAGTTGATTTTCCTCAAAAGAATAACCAATCTCAAGAGCAACGACAAAAAAATCAAGAACTGAAAACTCAACATAAAGTTACGGGATTCCCTGAGCTGGTCTTCATAGATCAAGAAGGAAAACAACTCGCTCGCATGGGATTTGAACCTGGTGGTGGAGCTGCTTATGTAACTAGGGTGAAGTCTGCCCTTAAGATGCATTAA
- the priA gene encoding primosomal protein N': MGYIESSTFRLYAEVIVGSNINKVLDYGVPENLEHITKGTAVTVSLRGAKKVGVVYQIKATTQCKKILPVLGISDSEIFLPQDLLDLLFWISQYYFAPLGKTLKLFLPSISSNVIQPKQHYRVVLKQSKAKIRELLAKLEVSHPSQASVLKILLQYSSPLGLSSLMEKAKVSQSPIHSLEKLGILDVVDAAQLELQENRLTFFLPSPKTLHPEQQDAIDKIFSSLQTSQFHTHLLFGITGSGKTEIYLRATSKALKQGKSTILLVPEIALTIQTVTLFKARFGKDVGVLHHKLSDSDKSRTWRQASEGSLRILIGPRSALFCPMKNLGLIIVDEEHDPAYKQTESPPCYHARDVAVMRGKLAHATVVLGSATPSLESYTNALSGKYILSQLFSRAAAQPAKVSLINMNLEREKSKAKTLFSQPVLKKIAERMQVGEQVLIFFNRRGYHTNVSCTICKHTLKCPHCDMVLTFHKYANVLLCHLCNSSPKELPQSCPKCLGTMTLQYRGSGTEKIEKILQQIFPQIRTIRIDSDTTKFKGSHETLLKQFATGKADVLIGTQMIAKGMHFSAVTLAIILNGDSGLYIPDFRASEQVFQLITQVAGRSGRSHLPGEILIQSFLPDHPTIHCAMRQDYFAFYSQEITGRELCDYPPFIRLIRCIFMGKCPKQTWQEANRVYTILKEQLENSKQLMPVTPCGHFKIKDTFRYQFLIKSTYVIPVNKKLHHALMLAKLSPKVKFMIDVDPMTTFF, encoded by the coding sequence ATGGGCTATATTGAATCGTCTACCTTTCGCCTATACGCCGAAGTCATCGTAGGCTCTAATATTAACAAGGTACTCGATTATGGCGTTCCAGAAAATCTAGAACACATTACCAAAGGAACCGCTGTTACCGTTTCTCTACGCGGAGCAAAAAAAGTTGGGGTCGTATATCAAATAAAAGCAACCACCCAATGTAAGAAAATTCTGCCTGTCTTAGGAATATCCGATTCAGAAATCTTCCTCCCTCAAGATCTTCTTGATTTATTGTTTTGGATCAGCCAGTACTACTTTGCTCCCTTGGGGAAAACTCTCAAGCTATTTCTCCCTAGCATTTCTTCAAATGTTATTCAGCCCAAGCAGCACTATCGTGTTGTCTTAAAACAAAGCAAGGCAAAAATTAGAGAGCTTCTTGCTAAATTAGAAGTTTCGCATCCTTCTCAAGCTTCTGTTTTAAAAATTCTACTACAATATTCGTCTCCGTTAGGTCTATCTTCCCTTATGGAAAAAGCCAAGGTATCGCAATCTCCGATCCATTCTCTTGAGAAGCTGGGTATTCTTGATGTTGTGGACGCAGCTCAGTTAGAGCTCCAAGAAAATCGACTTACCTTTTTTCTTCCTTCTCCTAAAACCTTGCATCCTGAACAGCAAGACGCCATAGATAAAATTTTTTCTTCGCTACAAACATCACAATTCCATACGCATTTACTTTTCGGAATTACAGGAAGCGGCAAAACAGAGATCTATCTTCGAGCGACAAGCAAGGCTCTTAAACAAGGGAAAAGTACCATTCTTCTTGTTCCAGAAATTGCCCTCACAATACAAACAGTCACATTATTTAAAGCTCGCTTTGGCAAGGACGTGGGCGTTCTCCACCACAAGCTTAGCGACAGCGACAAAAGTCGCACGTGGCGACAAGCTTCCGAAGGATCTTTACGTATTCTGATAGGACCACGCTCAGCTCTTTTCTGCCCCATGAAGAATCTCGGACTGATCATTGTAGATGAAGAACATGATCCCGCGTATAAACAAACTGAAAGTCCTCCTTGCTACCATGCCCGGGATGTTGCTGTAATGCGAGGCAAACTCGCACACGCTACTGTGGTTTTAGGAAGCGCGACTCCCAGCTTGGAAAGCTATACCAATGCGCTATCTGGAAAATACATTCTATCACAACTTTTTTCACGAGCTGCTGCTCAACCAGCAAAAGTTTCTCTGATCAATATGAACCTAGAGAGGGAAAAGTCAAAAGCCAAGACTCTATTTTCCCAGCCAGTTTTGAAGAAAATAGCCGAGCGTATGCAAGTGGGAGAGCAAGTTTTGATTTTCTTTAATCGTCGAGGGTATCATACAAATGTCTCTTGTACAATTTGCAAGCATACATTGAAATGTCCTCATTGCGATATGGTACTCACTTTCCATAAATATGCGAATGTGCTTCTCTGTCATCTATGCAACTCCTCACCTAAAGAGCTCCCACAATCATGCCCAAAATGTCTTGGAACCATGACGCTGCAATATCGAGGCTCTGGAACAGAAAAAATAGAAAAAATACTACAGCAGATTTTCCCTCAGATACGTACTATCCGTATTGATTCCGACACTACCAAGTTCAAGGGAAGTCACGAAACCTTACTGAAGCAGTTTGCAACGGGAAAAGCAGATGTTCTTATCGGCACTCAGATGATTGCCAAAGGCATGCACTTCTCTGCAGTCACGCTCGCGATCATTCTGAATGGAGATTCTGGATTATATATCCCAGATTTCCGAGCTTCAGAGCAAGTCTTTCAGCTTATCACACAAGTAGCAGGAAGGTCTGGGCGTAGCCACCTGCCTGGAGAAATCCTTATCCAATCATTTCTTCCTGACCATCCAACAATTCATTGTGCTATGCGTCAGGATTACTTTGCCTTTTATAGTCAGGAAATTACAGGTCGTGAACTCTGCGACTATCCTCCTTTTATCCGTCTTATTCGTTGTATTTTCATGGGGAAATGCCCCAAACAGACCTGGCAAGAAGCAAACCGGGTCTATACAATCCTAAAAGAGCAGTTAGAAAATTCGAAACAACTGATGCCAGTCACTCCCTGTGGCCATTTTAAAATTAAAGATACATTCCGCTATCAATTTTTAATTAAGAGTACGTACGTGATTCCTGTAAATAAAAAGCTACATCACGCCTTAATGCTGGCAAAGCTCTCGCCAAAGGTGAAATTCATGATTGACGTGGATCCTATGACTACTTTTTTCTAA
- a CDS encoding aminotransferase class I/II-fold pyridoxal phosphate-dependent enzyme produces MTTIGVVDFVTNDFLGFARSPTIYCEVSKRFHIHCQQFPNEKLGTRGSRLMVGSSPVIDDLEVKIAGYHGAPNAFLANSGYMANLGLCYHLSRSNDVLLWDEEVHMSVVHSLSVIAGQHHAFHHNDLEHLESLLQCYRISSKGRIFIFVSSVYSFRGTLAPLQEVIALSKKYHAHLVVDEAHAMGIFGEEGKGLCHALGYENFYAVLVTYGKALGTMGASLLTSSEVKYELMRNAPPLRYSTSLSPHTLISIGTAYDFLTSEGEKARQQVFKLKEHFSGCFASHAPGCVQPIFLRHACFEEVVSALENAGIHVGVVAFAKHPFLRVNLHAYNTIDEVDQLAQVMKPYLEKSSHRIHVNHEFHLWRELCQH; encoded by the coding sequence TTGACTACCATTGGTGTTGTAGATTTTGTAACAAATGATTTTCTAGGTTTTGCCCGTTCTCCCACAATATACTGTGAGGTAAGTAAGCGGTTCCACATCCATTGTCAGCAGTTTCCTAATGAGAAACTAGGGACCCGTGGCTCTCGGCTTATGGTGGGGTCTTCTCCAGTTATAGATGATCTTGAAGTTAAAATAGCAGGATATCACGGAGCCCCGAATGCCTTCTTGGCAAATAGTGGTTATATGGCTAACCTCGGCCTATGCTATCACCTATCGCGATCTAACGATGTGCTTCTGTGGGACGAAGAAGTGCATATGTCTGTAGTGCACAGTCTATCCGTAATTGCTGGCCAACACCATGCCTTTCATCATAATGATCTTGAGCACTTAGAATCACTATTACAATGCTATAGGATAAGCTCTAAGGGAAGGATTTTTATCTTTGTCTCTTCTGTATATTCTTTTAGGGGGACTTTAGCACCGCTTCAGGAAGTGATAGCGCTTTCAAAAAAGTATCACGCTCACTTAGTTGTAGATGAAGCACACGCTATGGGAATTTTCGGAGAAGAGGGAAAAGGATTGTGTCACGCCTTAGGCTATGAAAATTTCTATGCTGTATTGGTTACCTACGGGAAAGCTTTGGGGACGATGGGAGCCTCTTTATTAACGTCATCAGAAGTAAAATATGAGTTAATGCGAAATGCTCCACCCTTGCGTTATTCTACATCTTTATCTCCACACACCCTAATTTCTATAGGTACAGCTTATGATTTCCTTACCTCTGAAGGAGAAAAAGCACGCCAGCAGGTCTTTAAGTTAAAAGAACACTTTAGTGGGTGTTTTGCCTCTCATGCTCCAGGATGTGTACAGCCCATATTTTTAAGACACGCCTGTTTCGAAGAAGTTGTCTCTGCATTAGAGAATGCAGGTATACATGTGGGAGTTGTAGCCTTTGCTAAACATCCTTTCTTGCGCGTCAATCTACATGCTTACAATACCATAGATGAGGTGGACCAGCTGGCTCAAGTTATGAAACCATACTTAGAAAAAAGTAGTCATAGGATCCACGTCAATCATGAATTTCACCTTTGGCGAGAGCTTTGCCAGCATTAA
- a CDS encoding AMP-binding protein, which translates to MHDQWNRSRNNRPLGLRPGSTVLENFLILCSELDAVIACFDEHLGSLSYRELRNAVIAVAIKVSKFPEDRVGVMMPGSIGAYIAYFGILLAGKIPVMINWSQGLRELRACTKTAEIVRVLTSQQLVKHLTEVQGLIEYPFDLVYMEDMRKQLSWWEKCRIGLYSKCSVPWLLRIFGVSGLESNDIAVILFTSGTEKLPKAVPLTHKNLIANQKACLKFFDPSRQDVMLAFLPPFHAYGFNSCGMFPLLVGFPVVFASNPLNPKKLVELIDDKKVSLLGSTPVFFEYILKTAKKQNSHLESLRLVVIGGDALKDSLYEETKKLQPKITLYQGYGATECSPVISITTRESPRKPECVGLPIGDMDVLIISKETHVPVSSGEQGLIVIRGSSVFSGYLSSPKHQGFVSLGGDWWYLTGDLGHIGPSGDLFLEGRLSRFVKIGGEMVSLEALESILREHFIANQNSDANFLVVCGIPGDKVRLCLFTTFPTTIHEVNDILKNAETSSIVKISYVHQVKSIPILGIGKPDYASLNALAVSLFG; encoded by the coding sequence ATGCACGATCAATGGAATAGGAGTCGTAACAACCGTCCTTTAGGGTTGCGACCAGGATCTACGGTATTAGAAAATTTTTTAATACTATGTTCCGAACTTGATGCTGTAATTGCCTGTTTCGACGAGCATCTTGGTTCTCTCTCTTATCGAGAGCTTCGCAATGCTGTAATTGCCGTAGCAATCAAGGTATCGAAATTTCCTGAAGATAGAGTCGGGGTTATGATGCCTGGATCTATAGGGGCTTATATTGCCTATTTTGGCATTCTACTTGCAGGAAAGATTCCCGTAATGATCAACTGGAGTCAGGGACTTAGAGAACTGCGTGCATGTACAAAAACAGCAGAGATAGTTCGTGTTCTAACTTCACAGCAGCTGGTCAAACATTTAACTGAGGTCCAAGGGTTGATAGAGTATCCCTTTGATCTTGTCTATATGGAAGATATGCGTAAACAGCTTTCCTGGTGGGAGAAGTGTCGCATAGGGCTGTATTCTAAGTGTTCCGTTCCTTGGTTACTTAGGATTTTTGGAGTTTCAGGATTGGAGAGCAATGACATTGCTGTGATTTTGTTTACTTCTGGAACAGAAAAATTGCCAAAAGCAGTCCCTCTAACCCATAAGAACTTAATTGCGAATCAAAAAGCGTGCCTGAAATTTTTCGATCCAAGTAGGCAAGATGTCATGTTGGCCTTTCTACCTCCTTTTCATGCTTACGGTTTCAATAGCTGCGGCATGTTCCCTTTACTTGTTGGCTTTCCTGTAGTATTTGCTTCTAATCCTTTAAACCCTAAAAAGTTAGTTGAGCTGATCGATGACAAAAAGGTCTCTTTATTGGGGAGTACCCCAGTATTTTTCGAATACATTCTGAAAACAGCAAAAAAACAAAATTCCCATTTAGAATCTCTGCGGCTTGTTGTTATCGGTGGTGACGCGTTGAAAGATAGCCTCTATGAAGAAACTAAGAAATTACAGCCAAAAATTACTTTATATCAGGGATATGGTGCTACCGAATGTTCTCCTGTTATTTCGATTACTACGAGAGAAAGTCCTAGAAAACCAGAGTGTGTGGGATTGCCGATCGGAGATATGGATGTGCTCATTATTTCTAAAGAAACTCATGTTCCCGTATCTTCAGGAGAACAGGGGTTGATCGTTATCCGTGGGAGTTCTGTATTCTCAGGATATCTGAGCAGCCCTAAACATCAGGGTTTTGTCTCCCTAGGTGGAGATTGGTGGTATTTGACTGGAGATTTGGGTCATATAGGTCCTAGTGGTGATCTATTTTTAGAAGGTAGGCTTAGCCGATTTGTAAAAATCGGTGGAGAAATGGTCAGCCTAGAGGCTTTGGAGAGTATTTTGCGTGAACATTTTATTGCCAATCAGAATAGCGATGCAAACTTCCTAGTGGTTTGTGGTATTCCTGGGGATAAGGTAAGGCTGTGTTTATTTACTACTTTTCCTACAACAATACATGAAGTAAATGATATCTTAAAAAACGCTGAAACCAGTAGCATAGTGAAGATATCCTATGTGCATCAGGTTAAAAGCATTCCTATCTTAGGCATTGGAAAACCTGATTATGCCTCGTTAAATGCTCTGGCTGTTTCATTATTTGGCTAA
- a CDS encoding lysophospholipid acyltransferase family protein: MLMKLWRATYEGMYAFLIGMLLKLRYRMHVEGRKTLNLNPRQGCLFLANHVAEIDPVILEYLFWRRFHTRPMAVEYLFRNPIVRWFLNSVKSISIPQVVPGKKNKETLDCMNKCYEEATAALNRGESILLYPSGRLSRTGKEEIVNQYSAYVLLHEVAECNVILVRVSGLWGSAFSRYKRDSTPKLGLVFKEALRALLRRAIFFMPKRFVKITLCQVDHLFLKQFPTKQDLNTFLASWFNQGDDSLPIEVPYG; the protein is encoded by the coding sequence ATGCTAATGAAGCTATGGCGAGCTACTTATGAGGGCATGTATGCATTTCTTATAGGTATGTTGCTAAAGTTGCGCTACCGTATGCATGTTGAAGGGCGGAAAACCCTAAATCTCAATCCTAGACAAGGGTGTTTATTTCTTGCGAATCACGTCGCGGAAATTGATCCCGTTATCCTAGAATACCTATTTTGGAGGCGATTTCATACTCGTCCCATGGCGGTCGAGTATTTATTTCGCAATCCCATTGTTCGATGGTTTTTAAACTCTGTAAAATCTATTTCTATCCCCCAAGTTGTTCCTGGTAAAAAGAATAAGGAGACCTTGGACTGTATGAACAAATGTTATGAAGAAGCCACAGCGGCTTTAAATAGAGGGGAAAGCATCCTTCTCTATCCTTCAGGAAGGTTATCTAGAACAGGGAAAGAAGAAATCGTTAATCAGTATTCTGCGTATGTGTTATTACATGAAGTTGCGGAATGCAACGTAATTTTAGTAAGAGTTTCAGGTTTATGGGGGAGCGCATTCTCTCGCTACAAGCGTGACTCTACACCTAAGTTAGGTCTTGTGTTTAAAGAAGCTTTGCGTGCTTTACTCCGTCGCGCGATTTTTTTTATGCCCAAAAGGTTTGTAAAAATTACTCTATGTCAAGTAGATCATCTTTTTTTAAAGCAATTTCCAACTAAACAAGATCTAAATACTTTTTTAGCCTCTTGGTTTAATCAAGGAGATGACAGTTTGCCCATAGAAGTTCCTTATGGATAA
- a CDS encoding inositol monophosphatase family protein: MYSQLPNYQNIVESVVTEIITQLLNYRKEQRLVPSWEKADGSFITPADYGSQYYLKQRLAEAFPHIPFIGEEVLNPNQDNQKIPEILKFTRQLAPRISSEDLISTLVAPSPPTSLFWLVDPIDGTAGFIRHRAFAVAVSLIYEYQPILSVMACPSYHQTFKVYSAAKGRGLSILHSQNLDKRLIYTDRGQTKQFCEASLAALNQQHHATRKLSLGLPNSPSPRRVESQYKYALVAEGAVDFFIRYPFVDSPARAWDHVPGAFLVEEAGGRVTDALGAPLEYRKESLVLNNHAVILASGNQEIHETTLAAVQSQLNVVPSDKLIAL; encoded by the coding sequence ATGTACTCTCAGTTGCCTAACTATCAGAACATCGTTGAGTCTGTAGTTACGGAAATCATCACGCAATTACTAAACTACCGAAAAGAACAACGTTTAGTCCCTTCTTGGGAAAAAGCCGACGGATCCTTTATCACTCCTGCCGATTACGGTAGTCAATATTACCTAAAACAACGACTTGCAGAAGCTTTTCCTCATATTCCTTTTATTGGAGAGGAAGTTTTAAATCCTAATCAAGATAACCAAAAAATCCCAGAGATCTTAAAATTTACTCGGCAGTTGGCTCCCCGAATCTCGAGCGAAGACTTAATTTCTACTCTTGTTGCTCCTTCACCTCCAACCTCTCTATTTTGGCTTGTCGATCCTATTGACGGTACTGCGGGTTTTATCAGACATCGTGCTTTTGCTGTTGCTGTATCGCTAATTTATGAATACCAACCGATTTTATCGGTCATGGCATGTCCTTCCTATCATCAAACATTTAAAGTATATTCAGCGGCTAAAGGTCGTGGCCTTTCTATTTTACATTCTCAAAATCTAGATAAACGATTAATTTATACTGATAGAGGACAAACAAAACAATTCTGCGAGGCTTCGTTAGCTGCATTGAATCAACAGCATCATGCAACACGTAAGCTTAGCCTTGGCCTCCCCAACAGCCCAAGTCCGCGTCGTGTAGAAAGCCAGTATAAATACGCTTTAGTTGCCGAAGGCGCTGTAGATTTTTTCATTCGCTACCCTTTTGTTGATTCTCCTGCTCGTGCTTGGGATCACGTGCCAGGAGCCTTTCTTGTTGAAGAAGCTGGTGGTAGAGTAACCGATGCTTTAGGAGCCCCTTTAGAATATAGAAAAGAGAGTTTGGTCTTGAATAATCACGCTGTGATTCTTGCTTCTGGGAATCAGGAAATCCATGAGACAACACTAGCAGCAGTACAAAGCCAACTCAATGTTGTCCCCTCTGATAAACTTATTGCTCTATGA
- a CDS encoding Glu/Leu/Phe/Val dehydrogenase family protein: MKYSLNFKEIKIEDYERVVEITCSQVRLHAIIAIHQTAVGPALGGVRASLYSSFEDACTDALRLARSMTYKAIISNTGTGGGKSVIILPEDAPYLTEGMLKAFGQAVDALEGKYICAEDLGVSINDISIIAQETPYVCGLADVSGDPSIYTAHGGFLCIKETAQHLWGSRSLRGKKVAIQGIGSVGRRLLQSLFFEGAELYVADVLDPPLLDAVRLYGATIVPTEEIHALECDIFTPCARGNVIRKDSVVDLNCKAIVGVANNQLQDSSVGMMLHERGILYGPDYLVNAGGLLNVTAAIEGKTYAPKEVLLKVEHLPLVLRELYNESKATGKDLVALSDSFVEERLLAYTS, from the coding sequence ATGAAATACTCCCTAAATTTTAAAGAGATAAAAATAGAGGATTATGAGCGTGTTGTTGAAATCACATGTTCACAGGTGCGTCTTCATGCAATTATTGCTATTCATCAAACAGCAGTAGGACCAGCTTTAGGTGGAGTGAGAGCCTCTCTATACTCTTCTTTTGAGGATGCATGTACAGACGCTCTTCGCTTAGCAAGGAGTATGACGTACAAGGCAATAATCAGTAACACGGGTACAGGCGGGGGTAAAAGTGTAATCATTCTTCCTGAGGATGCTCCTTACCTTACTGAAGGTATGCTGAAAGCTTTTGGTCAGGCTGTGGATGCTTTAGAGGGTAAATATATCTGTGCCGAAGATCTTGGTGTCTCTATAAACGATATTTCTATAATTGCTCAAGAAACTCCCTATGTTTGTGGGCTTGCTGATGTTAGTGGAGATCCTTCTATATACACCGCACATGGGGGATTTTTATGCATAAAAGAAACAGCTCAACATCTTTGGGGATCTCGATCCCTTAGAGGGAAAAAAGTTGCTATTCAGGGGATTGGCTCTGTAGGGCGACGTCTATTACAATCGTTGTTTTTTGAAGGTGCCGAACTTTATGTTGCTGATGTTTTAGATCCCCCCCTGCTGGATGCCGTGCGACTCTACGGGGCTACGATTGTTCCTACAGAGGAGATCCATGCGTTGGAATGTGATATTTTTACTCCCTGCGCTCGTGGTAATGTGATTCGTAAAGATAGTGTTGTCGATTTAAATTGTAAGGCGATTGTAGGTGTCGCAAATAATCAACTTCAAGATAGCTCCGTTGGGATGATGCTTCACGAACGGGGAATTCTTTACGGTCCTGACTATTTAGTGAATGCCGGAGGATTGCTTAATGTGACTGCAGCAATAGAGGGAAAAACCTACGCTCCTAAAGAAGTTCTTCTTAAAGTAGAACATCTTCCTTTAGTCCTGCGTGAGTTATACAATGAAAGTAAAGCCACAGGGAAAGATCTTGTAGCTTTATCGGATTCCTTTGTCGAAGAGAGGCTGCTGGCCTATACCTCATAG
- a CDS encoding inorganic pyrophosphatase: MSKKPLYVAHPWHHPVLTQDNYESLCCYIEITPYDSVKFELDKTTGLLKVDRPQKFSNFCPCLYGLLPQTYCGNASGKYSGEQTRREGIQGDKDPLDVCVLTEKNIHHGNILLQARPIGGLRIIDSGEADDKIIAVLEDDLVFAEIEDISDCPGTVLDMIQHYFLTYKATPDHLIKGVPAKIEIVGIYGKKEAQKVIQLAHEDYLSYIGETADVN; the protein is encoded by the coding sequence ATGTCTAAAAAACCGTTATATGTTGCGCATCCTTGGCACCACCCCGTATTAACTCAGGATAATTACGAGTCTCTATGTTGCTATATAGAAATTACTCCTTACGACTCTGTAAAATTTGAATTAGACAAAACGACAGGCTTGCTCAAAGTAGACAGACCTCAAAAATTTTCTAACTTTTGTCCGTGCCTTTATGGTTTGCTGCCTCAAACATACTGTGGGAATGCCTCTGGGAAATATAGCGGAGAACAAACACGTCGTGAAGGAATCCAAGGCGATAAAGACCCTTTGGACGTATGTGTTCTTACAGAAAAAAATATCCATCATGGAAATATTTTACTTCAAGCACGTCCTATAGGAGGACTTCGCATCATTGATTCTGGAGAAGCCGATGATAAGATTATTGCTGTTCTAGAGGACGATCTAGTTTTTGCTGAAATCGAAGACATCTCAGACTGCCCAGGGACAGTATTAGATATGATCCAGCACTATTTTCTAACATATAAAGCAACTCCTGATCACTTAATCAAAGGGGTTCCAGCAAAAATCGAAATCGTAGGCATTTATGGAAAGAAGGAAGCTCAAAAGGTGATACAGCTTGCTCACGAGGATTACTTATCCTATATTGGAGAGACTGCTGATGTGAATTAA